A stretch of the Xylanibacillus composti genome encodes the following:
- a CDS encoding glycosyltransferase family 4 protein: protein MNVLFLTIGKITSIREQGIYTDLLKQFRDRHHRVYIVNPTERKENKATDYRIEEGIHILRVKTGNLTKTNIFEKGISTLLIESLFIKAIKKHLNSIRFDLVIYSTPPITFEKVVEYVKKRDGAKAYLLLKDIFPQNAVDLNYMRKNGLLYKYFRSKERKLYQISDYIGCMSKANVEYIINNNPDINPNKIEVCPNSIMPSEVLKDESSIKAARLKYNIPLTKVVYIYGGNLGKPQGIDFLIQCLDSNKFNDKAYFIIAGSGTEYSKIKRYFDMNNPTNAKLIEYLPRQEYNLLVQSCDVGLIFLDRRFTIPNFPSRLLGYMQASMPVLAATDTNTDLRSAIEEGKFGFWCESGDILAFNKNVKTLIDDKVREDMGNNARVYLENNYTSKHTYDVIIRHFK from the coding sequence ATGAATGTATTGTTTCTGACAATTGGTAAGATCACTAGCATTAGAGAACAAGGAATTTATACGGATCTGCTTAAACAATTCAGAGACCGTCATCACCGGGTGTATATCGTAAACCCGACCGAAAGAAAAGAGAATAAAGCAACAGATTACAGAATCGAAGAGGGTATTCACATTTTGAGGGTGAAGACGGGTAATTTAACAAAGACTAATATTTTTGAGAAAGGTATATCAACTTTACTCATTGAATCATTATTTATCAAGGCAATAAAAAAACACTTAAACTCAATTCGGTTCGATTTAGTAATTTATTCTACGCCTCCTATTACATTTGAAAAAGTGGTTGAGTATGTAAAAAAGAGAGATGGGGCAAAAGCATACTTATTGTTGAAGGATATTTTCCCACAAAATGCGGTTGATTTGAATTATATGCGGAAGAATGGTTTATTGTATAAATACTTTAGATCTAAAGAAAGAAAACTATACCAGATCTCGGATTATATAGGGTGTATGTCAAAAGCAAATGTTGAGTATATTATAAACAATAATCCAGATATTAATCCAAATAAAATTGAAGTATGCCCTAATAGTATAATGCCAAGTGAAGTATTAAAAGATGAATCTTCCATTAAAGCTGCGCGATTGAAGTATAATATTCCATTAACGAAAGTAGTGTATATTTATGGAGGCAATCTTGGAAAACCGCAAGGAATAGATTTTTTAATTCAGTGCCTGGATTCAAATAAATTCAATGACAAGGCTTATTTTATTATTGCGGGATCTGGAACAGAGTATAGTAAGATTAAACGATATTTTGATATGAACAATCCGACGAATGCAAAATTGATTGAGTACTTGCCTAGACAAGAATACAATCTTTTGGTTCAATCATGCGATGTAGGGCTAATATTTTTAGACAGACGCTTTACAATACCTAATTTCCCATCCCGATTACTAGGTTATATGCAGGCTTCAATGCCTGTACTAGCTGCAACAGACACTAATACAGATCTTAGGTCAGCGATTGAAGAAGGGAAGTTTGGATTTTGGTGTGAAAGTGGGGATATTCTTGCTTTTAACAAGAACGTAAAGACACTTATAGATGATAAAGTCAGAGAAGATATGGGGAATAATGCAAGGGTATACTTGGAAAATAACTACACGTCTAAACATACCTATGATGTAATCATTCGCCATTTTAAATAG